From Triticum aestivum cultivar Chinese Spring chromosome 4A, IWGSC CS RefSeq v2.1, whole genome shotgun sequence, a single genomic window includes:
- the LOC123085129 gene encoding uncharacterized protein, which translates to MAARVAKSLLLVLFLSSCSAAAVAIRTHGRGYVSAVGDPGMQRDGLRVAWEAWNFCNEVGEEALGMGSPRGADCFDIQAADDEQGQPVYKVVHRVTDADNALRAGDPFPGTSANSTVTDTDRYAAAKELYLGDRCQVPDSPVPWQFWMVMLKNGNLDTTAAICPDNGRPARPFAQTSRFPCPGGTGCMNQPLVFHNRTALDDAGRWLRGGLFGTYELDATDLGSSDVSYYSVVWEKQIGPAGGAGWAFHHKLRTSAKYPWLMLYLRSDATRGFSGGYHYDTRGMTKIVPESPDFKVRLTLEVKQGGGPNSQFYLMDMGSCWKNDGAACDGDTATDVTRYSEMIINPETPAWCQPGRRDQCPPWHTFRNGTRVHRDDAARFPYAAYHVYCSPGNARHAEQPTTYCDPYSNPQPQEILQIVPHPVWGEFGYPTARGQGWIGDPRAWELDVGALSHALYFYQDPGTPPARRRWSSLDVGTEIYVSKKAEAEWTLSGFDILVPNKCIASQGGTVSSCW; encoded by the exons ATGGCTGCGCGGGTGGCCAAGTCCCtgctcctcgtcctcttcctctcgtcctgctctgccgccgccgtggccATCCGGACGCACGGCCGTGGCTACGTGTCGGCGGTCGGCGACCCTGGCATGCAGCGCGACGGCCTCCGCGTGGCCTGGGAGGCCTGGAACTTCTGCAACGAGGTCGGCGAGGAGGCCCTCGGCATGGGCAGCCCGCGCGGCGCCGACTGCTTTGACATCC AGGCCGCCGACGACGAGCAGGGCCAGCCCGTGTACAAGGTGGTGCACCGCGTGACCGACGCCGACAACGCGCTCCGCGCCGGCGACCCGTTCCCCGGCACATCGGCGAACTCCACCGTCACCGACACCGACCGCTACGCGGCGGCCAAGGAGCTCTACCTCGGCGACCGGTGCCAGGTGCCCGACAGCCCGGTGCCGTGGCAGTTCTGGATGGTGATGCTCAAGAACGGCAACCTGGACACGACGGCGGCCATCTGCCCCGACAATGGCCGCCCGGCGCGCCCGTTCGCGCAGACCTCCCGGTTCCCCTGCCCCGGCGGCACGGGGTGCATGAACCAGCCGCTGGTGTTCCACAACCGCACCGCGCTGGACGACGCCGGCCGGTGGCTCCGCGGCGGGCTGTTCGGCACGTACGAGCTGGACGCCACGGATCTCGGGAGCAGCGACGTGTCCTACTACTCGGTGGTGTGGGAGAAGCAGATCGGCCCGGCGGGCGGCGCCGGCTGGGCCTTCCACCACAAGCTGCGGACGTCGGCCAAGTACCCCTGGCTGATGCTGTACCTCCGGTCCGACGCCACCAGGGGCTTCTCCGGCGGCTACCACTACGACACCAGAGGCATGACAAAGATA GTGCCGGAGTCGCCGGATTTCAAGGTGAGGCTGACGCTGGAGGTGAAGCAGGGCGGGGGGCCGAACAGCCAGTTCTACCTGATGGACATGGGCAGCTGCTGGAAGAACGACGGCGCGGCGTGCGACGGCGACACGGCCACGGATGTGACCCGGTACAGCGAGATGATCATCAACCCGGAGACGCCGGCGTGGTGCCAGCCGGGGCGGAGGGACCAGTGCCCGCCGTGGCACACGTTCCGCAACGGCACGCGCGTGCACCGCGACGACGCCGCGCGGTTCCCCTACGCCGCCTACCACGTCTACTGCTCGCCGGGGAACGCGCGGCACGCCGAGCAGCCGACGACGTACTGCGACCCCTACAGCAACCCGCAGCCGCAGGAGATCCTGCAGATCGTGCCGCACCCGGTGTGGGGCGAGTTCGGGTACCCCACGGCAAGGGGGCAGGGCTGGATCGGCGACCCCAGGGCGTGGGAGCTCGACGTCGGGGCCTTGTCGCACGCGCTGTATTTCTACCAG GATCCGGGcacgccgccggcgaggaggcggtggtcGTCGCTTGACGTCGGCACCGAGATATACGTCAGCAAGAAGGCGGAGGCGGAGTGGACGCTGAGTGGGTTCGACATTCTTGTTCCCAACAAGTGTATCGCATCGCAAGGGGGAACCGTCAGTAGTTGTTGGTAG